A region from the Mycolicibacterium phlei genome encodes:
- a CDS encoding 3'-5' exonuclease — translation MANLVIASNSKGMSKLDGSVKNKVYDFFEKLAADDTQPSLHIEPIKRAVDPRVRTGRVDIYWRAVLFRVDDKESGPTYIYMGTWPHDDAIKLAERATLRVNPINGTLEGLIGESAPAEKPKDEPVVASSPKPELSYLARVGYTLADLTDGLGINPALAGRAMEAPDESALLEVAAGGLEWEGSALLELATGMAIETIRENHGFAKEPIDPSLDPDQQIIAALERPASKMQFAFIEDNEELRRVIEGGDFAAWRTFLHPEQRKYVESDFSGAFRLSGGAGTGKTVVAIHRARRLSRDNPNARIVLTTFNSTLAQGLKTDLKALDPDVRIAERPGDPGVYVGGIDALARDVLNRAGDVTGEACERVFGHHIEFGSKRTASDAIWREVAQTVDSGLDAKLATPSFLETEYVAVVLANRVKTLEEYAKVARPGRGVRLSRPQRIAVWKLVDAFRRRSQMDETISFPEVLALAAEALRVRTERDGTYLTDHVIVDEAQDLHATHWALLRALVAEGSNDLFIAEDSHQRIYGSPVVLSRFGIKIIGRSRRLTLNYRTTAQNLHFAVSILSGAEYRDLEQGEESTSGYRSARNGPQPELISCPDFSAELQTVADKIKSWLAEGGVEPESIAVLTRSQDIRDRFVRGLGERGVSARAVDKNAPPPGQPLVMTMHRAKGMEFSRVVLAGADEKHVPLPASVHNVPEEEKDEAMLRERSLLYVASSRARDALVVTWSGKKSVLLGAQ, via the coding sequence GTGGCGAATCTGGTAATCGCTTCGAACAGCAAGGGCATGTCGAAGCTGGACGGTTCGGTCAAGAACAAGGTCTACGACTTCTTCGAGAAGCTCGCCGCCGATGACACCCAGCCGTCCCTGCATATCGAGCCGATCAAGAGGGCGGTCGACCCCCGTGTCCGCACGGGCCGCGTCGATATCTACTGGCGCGCAGTGCTGTTCCGCGTCGACGACAAGGAGAGCGGGCCGACCTACATCTACATGGGGACCTGGCCTCACGATGATGCGATCAAGCTCGCTGAGCGCGCCACTCTGCGGGTCAACCCGATCAACGGAACCCTCGAGGGTCTGATCGGAGAGTCCGCGCCGGCAGAGAAGCCGAAGGATGAGCCCGTCGTGGCCTCGAGCCCGAAGCCGGAGCTGTCCTATCTCGCCCGAGTCGGCTACACGCTCGCCGATCTGACCGACGGGTTGGGCATCAACCCCGCGCTGGCCGGCAGGGCGATGGAGGCTCCGGACGAGTCGGCCCTGCTGGAGGTGGCGGCGGGCGGGCTCGAATGGGAGGGCAGCGCCCTGCTCGAACTCGCGACCGGCATGGCGATCGAGACCATCCGCGAGAACCACGGGTTCGCCAAGGAACCGATAGACCCGTCCCTGGACCCGGACCAGCAGATCATCGCGGCGCTGGAGCGCCCGGCCTCGAAGATGCAGTTCGCGTTCATCGAGGACAACGAGGAACTCCGCCGCGTTATCGAGGGCGGCGACTTCGCCGCCTGGCGCACGTTCCTGCATCCCGAACAGCGCAAGTACGTAGAGTCGGACTTCTCCGGCGCGTTCCGGCTGTCGGGTGGGGCTGGTACAGGCAAGACGGTGGTCGCGATTCACCGGGCACGTCGCCTCTCGCGGGACAACCCGAACGCGCGAATCGTGCTGACCACCTTCAACTCCACTCTCGCGCAGGGACTCAAGACCGACCTGAAGGCGCTGGACCCGGACGTGCGCATCGCCGAGCGGCCCGGCGACCCCGGAGTGTACGTGGGTGGCATCGACGCGCTCGCCAGGGATGTGCTGAATCGAGCCGGTGACGTAACGGGTGAGGCCTGCGAACGCGTATTCGGTCACCACATCGAGTTCGGTTCCAAGAGAACAGCATCCGATGCAATATGGCGTGAAGTCGCGCAGACCGTCGACTCGGGGCTCGACGCGAAGCTGGCCACCCCGTCCTTCCTGGAGACCGAGTACGTGGCCGTGGTATTGGCGAATCGCGTCAAGACGCTCGAAGAGTACGCCAAAGTGGCCCGGCCCGGCCGCGGCGTGCGACTGAGCCGTCCACAGCGCATCGCGGTCTGGAAACTCGTCGACGCGTTTCGCCGGCGCAGTCAGATGGACGAAACCATCAGTTTCCCGGAGGTGCTTGCGCTGGCCGCCGAGGCGCTGCGCGTGCGCACCGAACGCGACGGCACCTACCTGACAGACCACGTCATCGTCGACGAGGCGCAGGACCTGCACGCCACACACTGGGCCCTGCTGCGGGCCCTGGTCGCCGAGGGGTCGAATGATCTTTTCATCGCCGAGGACTCACACCAGCGGATCTATGGGAGCCCGGTTGTGTTGAGTCGCTTCGGGATAAAGATCATCGGTCGCTCGCGTCGGCTGACGCTGAACTACCGGACCACCGCGCAGAACCTCCACTTCGCAGTGAGCATCCTGTCTGGTGCGGAGTACCGGGATCTCGAACAGGGGGAGGAGTCGACAAGTGGCTACCGATCCGCCCGGAACGGCCCCCAGCCCGAGTTGATCTCGTGCCCCGACTTCAGCGCCGAGCTGCAGACGGTGGCGGACAAGATCAAGTCGTGGCTGGCAGAGGGCGGTGTCGAACCCGAGAGCATCGCCGTGCTCACACGCAGTCAGGATATCCGCGACCGCTTCGTTCGAGGGCTCGGAGAGCGCGGGGTCTCAGCCCGCGCCGTCGACAAGAACGCTCCGCCGCCGGGGCAGCCCTTGGTGATGACGATGCACCGAGCCAAGGGGATGGAGTTCTCGCGGGTTGTTCTCGCCGGCGCCGACGAGAAACACGTACCCCTTCCGGCGTCTGTCCATAACGTGCCGGAGGAGGAGAAGGACGAGGCAATGCTGCGGGAACGGTCGTTGCTCTATGTCGCGAGCAGCCGTGCACGGGACGCATTGGTCGTGACATGGAGCGGGAAGAAGTCGGTGCTGTTGGGGGCGCAGTGA